The following are encoded together in the Gouania willdenowi chromosome 14, fGouWil2.1, whole genome shotgun sequence genome:
- the LOC114475294 gene encoding olfactory receptor 52N5-like, producing MENYTYNSFTLQLEGLNVHKDYVYLVFISLLLAYIFIIVLNVGIAALILIDTNLHQPMYLLFCNLPINDILGNSIMLPRLLMDILLPPSERRITYYECVVQAFTSHMFGTTSHTVLIIMAFDRYVAICNPLRYSTIMTNRMVVKLTASAWGVAFFLVAILLGLTIRLNRCRAMIMNPYCDNASLFKLSCESVLINNIYGLTFTVLLFSSSIGSMVLTYSKIIIVCLTSNNKSLNSKALKTCSTHLVVFLIMLFSGFIVILMHRFPQYSDYRKLTAILFHVVPCSLNPIIYGLQSAEISRSLLKVFCRRSEQRKVVNSS from the coding sequence ATGGAGAACTACACCTACAACAGCTTCACTCTTCAGTTGGAGGGCTTAAATGTCCACAAAGACTATGTGTACCTTGTCTTTATCTCCCTTTTGCTTGCGTACATCTTCATTATAGTTTTAAATGTGGGCATTGCTGCTCTGATTTTAATTGACACCAACCTCCATCAGCCCATGTATCTGCTTTTCTGTAACCTGCCCATCAATGACATCTTGGGGAACTCTATTATGCTTCCTCGCCTGCTGATGGACATCCTGCTGCCGCCCTCCGAGCGCCGCATTACCTACTACGAGTGTGTGGTTCAGGCTTTCACTTCACACATGTTTGGTACCACCTCACACACAGTGCTCATCATCATGGCCTTTGACCGTTATGTGGCCATCTGCAACCCTCTGCGATATTCCACCATCATGACCAACAGGATGGTGGTGAAGCTGACGGCGTCGGCCTGGGGTGTGGCTTTCTTTCTGGTAGCGATCTTACTGGGCCTCACCATCCGGCTCAACAGATGCAGAGCTATGATCATGAATCCGTACTGTGACAACGCCTCTCTCTTCAAGCTCTCCTGTGAGAGCGTGTTAATTAACAACATCTATGGCCTCACCTTCACCGTGCTCCTGTTCAGCTCCTCCATTGGCTCCATGGTGCTCACCTACTCTAAGATCATCATCGTCTGTCTGACCAGCAACAACAAGTCTCTGAACAGCAAAGCCCTGAAGACCTGCAGCACCCACCTGGTTGTGTTTCTGATCATGTTATTCAGTGGTTTCATTGTCATCTTAATGCATCGCTTCCCACAATACTCAGACTATAGAAAACTGACAGCCATCCTGTTCCATGTGGTCCCCTGCAGCCTGAACCCCATCATTTATGGCTTGCAGTCGGCAGAGATCAGCAGGTCTCTGTTAAAGGTGTTCTGTCGCCGCTCTGAGCAGAGAAAGGTGGTGAACAGCAGTTAG